One genomic window of Roseateles sp. DAIF2 includes the following:
- a CDS encoding ABC transporter ATP-binding protein has translation MLNINNLKVALDADVGLVRAIDGMQLAIARGETFALVGESGCGKSMTALALMRLLPDNGRIDAGRLMLDEQDVFGLPEAQMRQVRGGRIGMIFQEPSTSLNPVMKVGQQIVEAIEAHTPLRGAAARTKAIDWLRRVGIPEPERRIDEYPFRLSGGQKQRVMIAMTLAAEPDYLIADEPTTALDVTIQAQILDLLKDLQRERRLGVLLITHDLAVVAGMAHQVALMYAGQIIEVAPAQEFFAAPRHPYARLLLQALPDSAKRGEPLAAIAGTVPPLWLDFEGCRFAPRCDRAVPNCGNHRPELGALSSTHAVRCRLYTDPADFPAVQPARAAAPAWTEARVGQGEAPLLEVKDLSVRFALKRGLFGGGAGPRYFDAVRGVSYSIRPGRTLALVGESGCGKTTSGKAIVQLLRRQARIEGQALLEGRDLFTLDGDALREARRQVQIIFQDPFASLNPRLRVLELLEEGMLALRPELDAGARRKSLETLVDQVGLRRDALERYPHEFSGGQRQRIAIARALAVEPRLIVCDEPTSALDVSVQAQILNLLRELQRERGLSYLFITHNIGVVEYIADEVAVMQAGRIVEAGSTDAVLGSPREAYTRTLLAAVPRLPREPAAVS, from the coding sequence ATGTTGAACATCAACAACCTCAAGGTGGCGCTGGACGCCGACGTCGGCCTGGTGCGCGCCATCGACGGCATGCAGCTGGCGATCGCCCGCGGCGAGACCTTCGCGCTGGTGGGCGAGTCGGGCTGCGGCAAGAGCATGACCGCGCTGGCGCTGATGCGCCTCTTGCCCGACAACGGCCGCATCGACGCCGGCCGGCTGATGCTGGACGAGCAGGATGTGTTCGGGCTGCCCGAGGCGCAGATGCGCCAGGTGCGCGGCGGCCGCATCGGCATGATCTTCCAGGAGCCCTCGACCAGCCTGAATCCGGTGATGAAAGTGGGTCAGCAGATCGTCGAGGCGATCGAGGCCCATACCCCGCTGCGCGGCGCGGCAGCGCGGACCAAGGCGATCGACTGGCTGCGGCGCGTCGGCATCCCCGAGCCGGAGCGCCGCATCGACGAATACCCGTTCCGCCTCTCCGGCGGCCAGAAGCAGCGTGTGATGATCGCGATGACCCTGGCGGCCGAACCGGACTACCTGATCGCCGACGAGCCGACCACCGCGCTGGACGTGACGATCCAGGCGCAGATCCTGGACCTCCTGAAGGACCTGCAGCGCGAGCGGCGCCTGGGCGTGCTGCTGATCACCCATGACCTGGCGGTCGTGGCCGGCATGGCGCACCAGGTGGCGCTGATGTACGCGGGCCAGATCATCGAGGTGGCGCCGGCGCAGGAGTTCTTCGCCGCGCCCCGGCATCCCTATGCCCGGCTGCTGCTGCAGGCGCTGCCGGATTCTGCCAAGCGCGGCGAGCCGCTGGCGGCGATCGCCGGCACCGTGCCGCCGCTGTGGCTGGACTTCGAGGGCTGCCGCTTCGCGCCGCGCTGCGACCGCGCGGTGCCGAACTGCGGTAACCACCGGCCGGAGTTGGGGGCGCTGTCGTCCACCCATGCGGTGCGCTGCCGGCTCTATACGGATCCGGCGGATTTCCCGGCCGTGCAGCCGGCTCGGGCGGCTGCACCGGCCTGGACGGAGGCGAGAGTGGGGCAGGGCGAGGCCCCGCTGCTGGAGGTCAAGGACCTGAGCGTGCGCTTTGCGCTCAAGCGCGGCCTGTTTGGTGGTGGTGCCGGGCCGCGCTATTTCGATGCGGTGCGCGGCGTGTCCTACAGCATCCGGCCCGGCCGGACCCTGGCCCTGGTGGGCGAGTCGGGCTGCGGCAAGACCACCTCGGGCAAGGCCATCGTGCAGCTGCTGCGCCGCCAGGCCCGCATCGAGGGTCAGGCCTTGCTGGAGGGCCGCGACCTGTTCACGCTGGACGGCGATGCGCTGCGCGAGGCGCGCCGCCAGGTGCAGATCATCTTCCAGGATCCCTTCGCCTCGCTGAACCCGCGCCTGCGTGTGCTGGAACTGCTGGAGGAGGGCATGCTGGCGCTGCGCCCCGAGCTGGATGCGGGTGCCCGGCGCAAGAGCCTGGAGACCCTGGTCGACCAGGTGGGCCTGCGGCGCGACGCGCTGGAACGCTATCCGCACGAGTTCTCGGGCGGCCAGCGCCAGCGCATCGCGATCGCCCGCGCGCTGGCGGTCGAGCCGCGCCTGATCGTCTGCGACGAGCCGACCTCGGCGCTGGATGTCTCGGTGCAGGCCCAGATCCTCAATCTGCTGCGCGAACTGCAGCGCGAGCGTGGCCTTTCCTATTTGTTCATCACCCATAACATCGGCGTCGTCGAGTACATCGCCGACGAGGTGGCGGTGATGCAGGCCGGCCGCATCGTCGAGGCCGGCAGCACCGACGCGGTGCTGGGCAGCCCCCGCGAGGCCTATACCCGCACCCTGCTGGCGGCCGTGCCGCGGCTGCCGCGGGAGCCGGCAGCGGTCTCCTGA
- a CDS encoding ABC transporter permease yields the protein MGFKFVLLWTDVALWALFAALAAYVLRIRALPNLRATWVRVLRDPAALSAGLVLGLFLILTALDSVHFRRALPSAPGAATFYDTHTESVLDLLLARQIEMREVSYSRPLAYQGLNKESITDAAGQTRRDFPRLAFGGAHLTDPASEWAGDVRGRALTGLAGGALAAAAALALFAAALARGHGGFTAALRDLLADRTHYPLRAVWLTLAVTLLLAGPVVALMGSYHVFGTDRTGNDVLYQALKSVRTAFVIGAISTLATLPLALGLGILAGYFKGWVDEVIQYIYTTLSSVPNVLLIAACVLMVQVFLDKNPGLFETGAERSDLKMFLLCVILGVTGWAGLCRLVRGETLKLRELDYVQAATAFGVSDARIMARHIVPNVMHLVLITVVLSFSELILYEAVLTYVGVGVDPSMNSFGGMINLARSEMSREPVVWWSFAAAFGFMVTLVLAANLFADGVRDAFDPRARNLRPRVLKPIAKS from the coding sequence ATGGGATTCAAGTTCGTTCTGCTCTGGACCGACGTCGCGCTGTGGGCCCTGTTCGCCGCGCTCGCCGCCTATGTGCTGCGCATCCGCGCGCTGCCCAATCTGCGCGCCACCTGGGTGCGCGTGCTGCGCGATCCGGCCGCGCTGTCGGCCGGCCTGGTGCTGGGCCTGTTCCTGATCCTCACCGCGCTGGACAGCGTGCATTTCCGCCGCGCGCTGCCCTCGGCACCCGGTGCGGCGACCTTCTACGACACGCATACCGAATCGGTGCTGGACCTGCTGCTGGCGCGCCAGATCGAGATGCGCGAGGTCAGCTATTCGCGCCCGCTGGCCTACCAGGGGCTGAACAAGGAAAGCATCACCGATGCGGCCGGCCAGACCCGGCGGGATTTTCCGCGCCTGGCCTTCGGCGGCGCGCACCTCACCGATCCGGCGAGCGAATGGGCCGGCGATGTGCGCGGTCGCGCCTTGACCGGGCTGGCCGGCGGTGCGCTGGCCGCGGCGGCGGCGCTGGCGCTGTTCGCCGCCGCGCTGGCGCGCGGCCATGGCGGTTTTACGGCCGCGCTGCGTGACCTGCTGGCGGACCGCACCCATTACCCGCTGCGCGCGGTCTGGCTGACCCTGGCCGTCACCCTGCTGTTGGCCGGGCCGGTGGTGGCGCTGATGGGCTCCTACCATGTGTTCGGCACCGACCGCACCGGCAACGACGTGCTCTACCAGGCGCTGAAGAGCGTGCGCACCGCCTTCGTGATCGGCGCGATCTCGACCCTGGCGACCCTGCCGCTGGCCCTGGGCCTGGGCATCCTGGCCGGCTACTTCAAGGGCTGGGTCGACGAGGTGATCCAGTACATCTACACGACCTTGAGCTCGGTGCCCAATGTGCTGCTGATCGCGGCCTGCGTGCTGATGGTGCAGGTCTTCCTGGACAAGAATCCGGGCCTGTTCGAGACCGGCGCCGAGCGCTCGGACCTGAAGATGTTCCTGCTCTGCGTGATCCTGGGCGTGACCGGCTGGGCCGGCCTGTGCCGCCTGGTACGCGGCGAGACCCTGAAGCTACGCGAGCTGGACTATGTGCAGGCCGCCACCGCCTTCGGCGTCAGCGATGCGCGCATCATGGCGCGCCACATCGTGCCCAATGTGATGCACCTGGTGCTGATCACCGTGGTGCTGAGCTTCTCCGAGCTGATCCTGTATGAGGCGGTGCTGACCTATGTCGGCGTCGGCGTCGACCCGAGCATGAACAGCTTCGGCGGCATGATCAATCTGGCGCGCTCGGAGATGTCGCGCGAGCCGGTGGTGTGGTGGAGCTTCGCCGCCGCCTTCGGCTTCATGGTGACCCTGGTGCTGGCCGCCAACCTGTTCGCCGACGGCGTGCGTGACGCCTTCGACCCGCGCGCGCGCAACCTGCGCCCGCGCGTGCTCAAGCCCATCGCGAAGAGCTGA
- a CDS encoding ABC transporter permease: MLNYMIRRLGYGILILIGVNLFTFFLFFSVNTPDDMARLNIGGKRVTQEQIEKWKVERGYDKPLYWNEAEAGSQKLTKTILWERSVSLMMLDFGRSDARQAINIGHEIKTRMGVSLQLAVPLFILQVIISTAFALLLVFFRNSRIDFWGVVLCVLMLSISSLFYIIVGQYFFSRVLKLVPINGYAAGLDAVKFLALPIALSLLSRLGGEARLYRAMLLEEVGKDYVRTARAKGLSEQVVLFRHVLRNALIPIITSAGAYLPYVFLGSLVFESFFGIPGLGAFVIEAITGQDFAIVRTMVFLGALLYIATNVVIDIAYTFVDPRVRLA, translated from the coding sequence ATGCTGAACTACATGATCCGCCGGCTCGGCTACGGCATCCTGATCCTGATCGGGGTGAACCTGTTCACCTTCTTCCTGTTCTTCTCGGTCAACACGCCGGACGACATGGCGCGCCTGAACATCGGCGGCAAGCGCGTCACGCAGGAGCAGATCGAGAAGTGGAAGGTCGAGCGCGGCTACGACAAGCCGCTGTACTGGAACGAGGCCGAGGCCGGCAGCCAGAAGCTCACCAAGACCATCCTGTGGGAACGCTCGGTCTCGCTGATGATGCTGGACTTCGGCCGCTCCGACGCGCGCCAGGCGATCAACATCGGCCATGAGATCAAGACCCGCATGGGCGTCAGCCTGCAGCTGGCGGTGCCGCTGTTCATCCTGCAGGTGATCATCAGCACGGCCTTCGCTTTGCTCCTGGTGTTCTTCCGCAATTCGCGGATCGACTTCTGGGGCGTGGTGCTGTGCGTGCTGATGCTGTCGATCTCCAGCCTGTTCTACATCATCGTCGGCCAGTACTTCTTCTCGCGCGTGCTCAAGCTGGTGCCGATCAATGGCTATGCGGCGGGCCTGGACGCGGTCAAGTTCCTGGCGCTGCCGATCGCGCTGTCCCTGCTGTCGCGCCTGGGCGGCGAGGCGCGGCTGTACCGCGCGATGCTGCTGGAGGAGGTGGGCAAGGACTATGTGCGCACCGCGCGGGCCAAGGGGCTGTCGGAGCAGGTGGTGCTGTTCCGTCATGTGTTGCGCAATGCGCTGATCCCGATCATCACCAGCGCCGGCGCCTACCTGCCCTATGTGTTCCTGGGCTCGCTGGTGTTCGAGAGCTTCTTCGGCATCCCGGGCCTGGGCGCCTTCGTGATCGAGGCGATCACCGGCCAGGACTTCGCCATCGTGCGCACGATGGTGTTCCTCGGCGCACTGCTCTACATCGCGACCAATGTCGTGATCGACATCGCCTACACCTTCGTCGACCCGCGGGTCCGCCTCGCCTGA